The following are encoded in a window of Lichenicola cladoniae genomic DNA:
- a CDS encoding CsbD family protein, translating into MDKDRIKGAAKQAVGSVKETAGKVTGDTKLQAEGTTEKTAGHAQKTVGSVKDKVRDA; encoded by the coding sequence ATGGACAAAGATCGCATCAAGGGCGCCGCGAAACAGGCAGTCGGTTCCGTCAAGGAAACCGCCGGCAAGGTGACGGGCGACACGAAGCTGCAGGCCGAGGGCACCACTGAAAAGACCGCCGGCCACGCGCAGAAAACCGTAGGCAGCGTCAAGGACAAGGTGCGCGACGCCTGA
- a CDS encoding DUF2382 domain-containing protein: MTTVYPGPTDSTAAGADEEILALHSEDLVVGKRVVDRSIVRVATVTRSHDHLVDEELTHRRVEIVHVPMGYFVDAVPPVREEGDFTIMPVVEEVVIVERRLLLKEEVHIRRVRHTAQHVETVALRRQEAMVTRTPITTADETPFPTSNP, from the coding sequence ATGACCACGGTCTACCCCGGTCCGACCGACAGTACCGCGGCCGGGGCGGATGAAGAGATCCTCGCTCTGCACAGCGAGGATCTCGTCGTCGGCAAGCGCGTCGTCGATCGCTCGATCGTCCGCGTCGCCACCGTCACACGCAGCCACGACCATCTGGTCGACGAAGAGCTGACGCATCGGCGCGTCGAGATCGTGCATGTGCCGATGGGCTACTTCGTCGATGCGGTACCGCCCGTTCGCGAGGAGGGCGACTTTACCATCATGCCCGTGGTGGAAGAGGTCGTCATCGTGGAACGCCGCCTCCTGCTCAAGGAGGAAGTGCATATCCGGCGCGTCAGACACACCGCACAGCATGTCGAGACGGTCGCGCTGCGCAGGCAGGAGGCGATGGTCACGCGCACCCCGATCACCACGGCCGACGAGACACCATTCCCCACCAGCAACCCGTAA
- a CDS encoding YsnF/AvaK domain-containing protein — translation MTHETIVAVYDTAAHADAAVRDLDAAGFPPDAISRTGASSGTATPGAAPVREQGFWSSLFGGEPDHDTAVYDRSIESGSSILTVRAPAEHVAGVTAILERHNPIDIDERSNSYGLGRSASGAIPATAAATAAEPSYGSGEAVIALSEEQISVGKRLVDRGTTRVRRFVVEKPVEQQVTLQSERVSIERRPVTGNVASTPDFSDRVIEMTESDEEAVIAKTAHVVEEVVVRKEATDRVETIHDTVRREDVEISRDDAVATKPAASPLARPKI, via the coding sequence ATGACACACGAAACCATCGTAGCGGTCTATGATACCGCAGCCCACGCCGATGCCGCGGTGCGTGATCTGGATGCGGCAGGCTTTCCGCCCGACGCGATCTCCAGGACCGGCGCAAGCTCCGGCACCGCCACCCCGGGCGCAGCCCCGGTGCGCGAGCAGGGTTTCTGGAGCAGCCTGTTCGGCGGCGAGCCGGATCATGACACGGCGGTCTATGACCGCAGCATCGAGAGCGGTTCCAGCATCCTGACCGTCAGGGCCCCGGCCGAGCATGTCGCCGGCGTGACCGCCATTCTCGAGCGGCACAACCCGATCGATATCGATGAGCGCTCCAACAGCTACGGCCTGGGCCGTTCCGCTTCAGGTGCGATCCCGGCGACGGCAGCGGCCACCGCGGCCGAGCCGTCCTATGGCAGCGGCGAGGCGGTCATCGCGCTGTCGGAGGAGCAGATCTCCGTCGGCAAGCGCTTGGTCGATCGCGGCACCACGCGTGTGAGGCGCTTCGTGGTGGAGAAGCCGGTCGAGCAGCAGGTGACGCTGCAGTCCGAGCGCGTGTCCATCGAGCGGCGTCCGGTGACCGGCAACGTTGCGTCCACCCCGGACTTCTCCGATCGCGTGATCGAAATGACCGAGAGCGACGAAGAGGCCGTTATCGCCAAGACCGCGCACGTCGTCGAGGAAGTCGTCGTCCGCAAGGAAGCGACCGATCGCGTCGAGACGATCCACGATACGGTTCGGCGCGAGGATGTCGAGATCAGCCGCGATGATGCCGTCGCGACAAAGCCGGCCGCATCGCCGCTTGCGCGTCCGAAGATCTGA
- a CDS encoding Mrp/NBP35 family ATP-binding protein produces the protein MTDIEKGTLDQAVRQVLERVRDPRSQQDLVTAGLVESVRIQGGLVQITLAADRAHAAGLEPARAEVERALRAVPGIMNATVVLTAHRPAGSAPAPAPARPPVPAAPAGGGGGHRPIGLGGGGPAPAATDGPPAKLLAGAKAVIAVASGKGGVGKSTTAVNLAIGLARTGLSVGLLDADIHGPSLPRMLGITHQPEVRDKRLIPIDAWGLKVMSIGLLVEERTAMIWRGPMVMGALQQLMVDVDWGELDVLVVDMPPGTGDAQLTMAQKVALAGAVIVSTPQDIALLDARRGVAMFEKTRVPVLGIVENMSTFCCPNCGHSTPLFGHGGARAEAQTLGVPFLGEVPLLLDIRVSADAGTPILASAPDSDAGRAYMAIATRVAEALRPQLEKKRAG, from the coding sequence ATGACGGACATCGAGAAGGGCACACTGGACCAGGCGGTCCGGCAGGTGCTGGAGCGGGTTCGCGACCCGCGCAGCCAGCAGGACCTGGTGACCGCCGGCCTGGTCGAGAGCGTGCGCATCCAGGGCGGGCTGGTGCAGATCACCCTCGCCGCCGATCGGGCCCATGCCGCCGGGCTGGAGCCGGCGCGTGCCGAGGTGGAGCGGGCGCTGCGCGCCGTTCCCGGCATCATGAACGCGACCGTGGTGCTGACGGCGCATCGCCCCGCAGGGTCCGCGCCGGCACCGGCGCCGGCCAGGCCGCCCGTCCCTGCAGCCCCGGCGGGCGGTGGCGGCGGTCATCGGCCGATCGGACTGGGCGGCGGCGGGCCTGCCCCGGCGGCGACGGATGGTCCGCCGGCGAAGCTGCTGGCGGGCGCCAAGGCGGTGATCGCGGTGGCGTCCGGCAAGGGCGGCGTCGGCAAGTCGACCACTGCGGTGAACCTGGCCATCGGGCTGGCACGCACCGGATTGTCGGTGGGCCTGCTCGATGCCGACATCCACGGGCCCAGCCTGCCGCGCATGCTGGGCATCACCCACCAGCCGGAGGTCCGGGACAAGCGGCTGATCCCGATCGATGCCTGGGGCCTGAAGGTGATGTCGATCGGGCTGCTGGTCGAGGAACGGACCGCGATGATCTGGCGTGGCCCGATGGTGATGGGCGCGCTGCAGCAGCTGATGGTCGATGTCGACTGGGGCGAGCTCGACGTGCTGGTGGTGGACATGCCGCCGGGAACCGGCGACGCGCAGCTGACGATGGCGCAGAAGGTGGCGCTGGCCGGCGCCGTGATCGTGTCGACGCCGCAGGATATCGCGCTGCTGGATGCACGGCGCGGGGTGGCGATGTTCGAGAAAACCCGCGTGCCGGTGCTGGGCATCGTCGAGAACATGAGCACCTTCTGCTGCCCGAACTGCGGCCACTCGACGCCGCTGTTCGGACATGGTGGGGCACGTGCAGAGGCGCAAACGCTGGGCGTGCCGTTCCTGGGCGAGGTACCGCTGCTGCTCGACATCCGTGTCAGCGCCGACGCCGGAACGCCGATCCTGGCCAGCGCGCCGGACAGCGATGCGGGCCGGGCCTACATGGCGATCGCGACGCGGGTTGCCGAGGCGCTGCGGCCGCAACTGGAAAAGAAGCGCGCGGGCTGA